A region of the Peredibacter starrii genome:
TCTTTCATGAGTTGTTCGTTGCCGCGAAAATCGTGGAATATCCACGGAGTCGTCGGTTTGCGCTCTTTCATGATTTGTAAAAAATCTGCGCCGGCGCGGACATTGTGAATCACTAAAGGCAGCTGATGCTTCTCAGCTAACTCCAAGTGCCATGTGAACAGCTCTTTTTGCTGCTCAAGGTACTCTGGATAAGTGCGATCAATTCCGGATTCGCCGACGGCCCAAAGTTTGTTGGCCTCTGCGAGATTTTTTACATGGGATTTAAAAACTTCGATGTCTTCCGGAAAATCTTCCAGCCACCAGGGATGGACCCCGGCGGAAGTGTATTCGGCC
Encoded here:
- a CDS encoding TatD family hydrolase — its product is MSVQCLSEKELKTEKSAEYTSAGVHPWWLEDFPEDIEVFKSHVKNLAEANKLWAVGESGIDRTYPEYLEQQKELFTWHLELAEKHQLPLVIHNVRAGADFLQIMKERKPTTPWIFHDFRGNEQLMKDFLRLHSQCYFSFGLSLDNSPQVRELLPSVPLQNLFLETDSQKHLDIHDIFLRAAECLHLDLDFLKSQVWLNFKKLARTH